The Leptospira mtsangambouensis sequence TTGTTGCCAAAGAAGAAACTGTAAAAATGGCACGCCAGTTCAACCATGAACAAACTCCGCAAGTTTCTGGAAATGCCGCTGGGATCTTTTTATCGGGTTCCCCGAAACCACAAACCCCTCCACCAAAACCACCGAATGTTGTGATCAACGTTCCCATCACTCCAGTAGAAACAACTACATCACCAAACAATAACACAACAACTCCTCCTGTTGCACCAGAGCCGGAACCAACTCCTGCCAATGATACAACAGTGGTCATCCCGCCGATTGTTGAGGTGGAACCACCAGCACCACCTTCAGTCACCACAGGAAGTATCCTCATTCGCACTTCCATCATCAAAGACAAATCCTATGGGGGAGCGGCTACAAAATCGCCTTATGACCTTCTCAATAAACAGGGAAAACTAAAATCGTCTCCTGCGGAAGACAAAGTAAGGTCTATCAAAGTCCTTGTGGATGACCAGGAATACACTTCTCAAATTACAACAGAGAAATCAAAAATTTGGGGATCTGTCACCAAAAATGGAACTCTGATCCAGGGAGATATTTACAATGTAAAAATTGATAACCTTCCTGCTGGGGTTCACCAAATCGAGATCCGTGCGGACAAATATCCGATTTACAAAACGGCAACCGCTGTCCTTCCGAAACAAACTGTGACTGTGGATGCAATCAACTCCATGGATGGATTTGGTGCCATTCGAGGACGAGTGTTCTATAAAACCTTGGACAATCCGATTGAAAAGCACCCAATCTATATGCCAACAGTGGTTTCGACAAACCAGATCTTCAAGGTCACCACTGACAAAGATGGATACTTTTGGTTCACCAACCTAAAACCGGGAAAATATGAAATCCGAGCTAGCTTTATGGAAGAAATGAAACTCGAAAACTCCGAGATCCATGTACAACCAGGGGAAGTGACCAATGTGGACATCATCCTCAATAAAAAATTGAGCTATACAAAGACAAAATACTGATCTGACCTCTACAAGGTTTGTTAGGTTTTGATGAAAGCCCTCTTCGGAGGGCTTTTTTTATCGGGTCGAGAACTCTTCCTTTAGGTTTTGGGTCCTATTATCATTCGGAATGATTAAATTTAATCCGGTTTTGATTAATATTAATCCAGATTTTTCATTTTTTCCCATTTTGAGCTTCAAGAGGGGAAATTCTTCGTAATTTCCGATTGAATTTAATCCTTATGAGAAGATTCTTAGAGTCATAGAATACAAATAGGGAATCGGAAAAAGAGGTTCCCACTCTAGAGAGGATCACATGAAAACAACAAAGATTATCGCAACAGGGATCTTGGCAATGGGGCTTGCAACAGCAAATCTCCAAGCTTTAGATACAAACGAAAGATTGGAGCTTTTGGAGTCTGCTATGATTGAACAAGCAACAACTCCAGCGCAAAAATCTGCCGTTTCTGAGTATCTTGCGAATGTTGCAAAAGAAAAAGTAGAAATGGCTCAAGCACTTCGTGACAGAGCAGGATCTACTCGCGGTGGTAAGGCTCTTAGCCAAATGAACGAGAAGAAAGAACTTCTTCGCCGTGCAGAAGCTCTTGAAAAAGAAGCCAAAAAATACCAAACTGTCTCTATGGACCTTCATGCAGCGTCCATGCAGGTAGCACAAAACTAAGCACCTCAAACCTCACGTTTGAGAATTGCGAGAAAGGTCAGGTTCGCCTGGCCTTTTTTTGTGCCCTCTTGATAAATGCTTTCCAAACAGCCTAACTATGTGACATAATCAATATATGGTTGACACCCCCCAAGAAATCAAAGAAAAACGATTTGGGCGCGTGGTTCCCATCCTATTGGTTGTTTTGGGTCTCTTGGCCTTAGGGCTTGTCTTCCGTTGGGGAAGACACGTGAAACCTGTGGCCCGTGTGGAATGGGAAGGACTTGTGGCTCTCAGCCCTCCCGAGGTATTTCGCTATTTGGGAGTGGATCCGGAAAACCCAAAGATTGGGGATTGGAAGGATTGGGAGAAACTACTTTCTGGCCATCCAAGGATTCGGAAGGTTCGGATCACGAGAGACCCTGATGGATTTTTGAAGATCAATGTACAGGAGAAAGTCGCCGAATTTGTCATACATGTAGGAAGTTCCTTGTATGAGGTGGATGAGGATCTGGAGATACTTTCCAGAGATCGGGTGTTAGCTAATCACCTAATTGTGATTAGTGGGCAATTCACTGTTGGGGAAAAAAAACTAGAAGGCAGACAAATTTTTGATATCACAAAAGAAATGCGACACGCTCTTTCCTCTTATCCTGCACTAAAATCCAGAATCTCCGAACTCGTCTCTGAACGTGACGGAAATTATACTATGTATTTAAAGTCACCAAATTCTATGAAAGTATATTTAGGTGATAAATTAGAACTCAATGTATTTCGTAAATTATATGCATCTTTGGCTTATATGGAAGCTGAATCTGTTAAAGCCGTTTCTATCGATTTGAGGGGAGAAGACGCCGTTTATCACTGATATGACTTATGATGATGCACCTATCATAACGGCCTTGGATTTGGGATCCTCTCTTGTTAAAGTTGTCATTGGGCGACTAATAGGGGAACATGAAATCGAAATTATTGGAACTGGAGTTTATCCTTCTGCCGGTATCAAAAATGGTTCCATTGTCAATATAGAAACAACAACAAAGTCCATCATAGAAGCATTTGGTGATGCAGAACTAATGGCTGGGCAAGAAGTGAATACGGTTGTAGTCAATGTATCAGGAAAGTCCGTACATGGGTTCAATGAAAAAGGAATCATCGCTGTTACAAACAGAGAACGGATTGTATCTGAAACGGATATAATGCGAGTTGTAGAAGCTGCACAAGCAGTACATGTTCCAGGTGACCAACAAGTCATCCATGTTCTCACAAAAGAATTCAAAGTAGATGACCAAGTCAATATCAAAGATCCGATTGGGATGACTGGGGTTCGTTTAGAAGCGGAAGTACATATTGTATCGTGTGGAAATACTGCACTTAACAACATTGATCGTTGTGTAGAACAGGCTGGCCTTTTGCAGATGGACCGAGTGTTATCAAGCCTTGCTTCTTCTGAAGCCATCCTTACTTCAGGCGAAAAAGATTTGGGAACTGCTGTCATCGACATTGGTGCAGGAATCTGTGACATCATTATCTATGTGGATGGGGGAATTGCGTTTTCTTCAGTTGTCCCTTTCGGTGGATTCCATATCACAAGCGATATATCTATTGGTTTAAAAACCACTGTGGAAACGGCAGAAGTCATTAAAAAAAGATACGGCCATACAAGAATTGATATGGTGGACCCTACAGAGAAATTTGAAATCCCATCCATATCGGGAAGACCAGCTCGTTCCGTTTTTCGCCAAGAACTCGTTGAGATTTTAGAACCAAGGGTTCGTGAAATTTTAGAAATGATTGATCATGAGCTTGTTCGTTCAGGATTTAAGTCGAGTTTGGCGGGCGGTGTGATCCTTACAGGTGGGACATCATTATTACAAGGGATTGAAGCCACTGCCGAGGAAGTATTACGTTTGTCAGTGGGTCGTGCAAAACCGGCAGGGCTCAGCGGTCTTGTGGATAAAATTTCTAGCCCTGAATATGCCACTGCTGTTGGTCTGATTAAATACAGTTCCAAAATACAAAATTTAGAACAAAGAAATATGCATTCCGGATCTGATTCCGATGGATGGATGAAGAAGGTTCGTCGTTGGATGGAGAATAATCTCTAAGGATAAGTGAATGTTGTACCTAGAAGAAGAAAAAACAAGCCCTGCTATTATCAAAGTCATTGGAGTAGGTGGAGGCGGAATGAATGCCGTCACAAGAATGGTTCACTCTAAAATGACAGGTGTTGACTTCATTGTTATGAACACCGACGAACAAGTATTATTAAAATCTCCTGTCGAAGTAAAAATCCAATTGGGTAACAAAGTCACTCGTGGAATGGGAGCCGGTGGAGATCCGGAACTAGGTGAAAAGGCCGCACTCGAAGACAAAGAACGAATTATATCTGCATTAAAAGGTGCTGATATGGTTTTTGTTACAGCGGGAATGGGTGGAGGAACAGGAACTGGGGCAGCGCCTATCATTGCAGCCATTGCCAAAGAATTAAAATGTTTGGTAGTAGGTGTGGTAACGGTTCCTTTTTCTTTTGAAGGGAAACGCAGAGCTGAACTTGCGAAACTTGGTATTGACCAACTCCGTGCCAATGTAGACACACTCATTACCATTCGTAACGACTCTATCTTTCAGGTAGTAGATAAAAATACTCCTGTGGATATGGCATTTCGAGTGATCGACGATATTCTGTTAAATGGTGTTCGTGGGATCAGTGATATCATCAACCATCCGGGAATCATTAACGTAGACTTTGCTGATGTAAAAACCATCATGAAAGACACAGGGGATGCAATTTTAGGTGTTGGAGAAGGTCGGGGAGAAACACGTGTGAGTGAAGCGGTAGAACAAGCCATCAACAACACATTGTTAGAAGACTCGAGCATTCAAGGAGCAAAGTCTCTCCTCATCAACGTCACTGGTGGAAATGATTTGACCATCCATGAATGGAATGAAGTTTCACAAATCATCACAGCACAAGCAGACCCCGATGCCAATATC is a genomic window containing:
- the ftsA gene encoding cell division protein FtsA → MTYDDAPIITALDLGSSLVKVVIGRLIGEHEIEIIGTGVYPSAGIKNGSIVNIETTTKSIIEAFGDAELMAGQEVNTVVVNVSGKSVHGFNEKGIIAVTNRERIVSETDIMRVVEAAQAVHVPGDQQVIHVLTKEFKVDDQVNIKDPIGMTGVRLEAEVHIVSCGNTALNNIDRCVEQAGLLQMDRVLSSLASSEAILTSGEKDLGTAVIDIGAGICDIIIYVDGGIAFSSVVPFGGFHITSDISIGLKTTVETAEVIKKRYGHTRIDMVDPTEKFEIPSISGRPARSVFRQELVEILEPRVREILEMIDHELVRSGFKSSLAGGVILTGGTSLLQGIEATAEEVLRLSVGRAKPAGLSGLVDKISSPEYATAVGLIKYSSKIQNLEQRNMHSGSDSDGWMKKVRRWMENNL
- a CDS encoding LIC_10421 family protein; amino-acid sequence: MKTTKIIATGILAMGLATANLQALDTNERLELLESAMIEQATTPAQKSAVSEYLANVAKEKVEMAQALRDRAGSTRGGKALSQMNEKKELLRRAEALEKEAKKYQTVSMDLHAASMQVAQN
- the ftsZ gene encoding cell division protein FtsZ, whose amino-acid sequence is MLYLEEEKTSPAIIKVIGVGGGGMNAVTRMVHSKMTGVDFIVMNTDEQVLLKSPVEVKIQLGNKVTRGMGAGGDPELGEKAALEDKERIISALKGADMVFVTAGMGGGTGTGAAPIIAAIAKELKCLVVGVVTVPFSFEGKRRAELAKLGIDQLRANVDTLITIRNDSIFQVVDKNTPVDMAFRVIDDILLNGVRGISDIINHPGIINVDFADVKTIMKDTGDAILGVGEGRGETRVSEAVEQAINNTLLEDSSIQGAKSLLINVTGGNDLTIHEWNEVSQIITAQADPDANIIIGLNEDSSLNEQIRVTVIATGFNKKGKQYQREQKVVGSEESVSPMVYIRKSEEKDSGFGKEQDSVRSIRQSNRGFSSQKQSSPFQNYGEDYDIPAFLRRKND
- a CDS encoding cell division protein FtsQ/DivIB codes for the protein MVDTPQEIKEKRFGRVVPILLVVLGLLALGLVFRWGRHVKPVARVEWEGLVALSPPEVFRYLGVDPENPKIGDWKDWEKLLSGHPRIRKVRITRDPDGFLKINVQEKVAEFVIHVGSSLYEVDEDLEILSRDRVLANHLIVISGQFTVGEKKLEGRQIFDITKEMRHALSSYPALKSRISELVSERDGNYTMYLKSPNSMKVYLGDKLELNVFRKLYASLAYMEAESVKAVSIDLRGEDAVYH
- a CDS encoding caspase family protein is translated as MFSFRNIFVCILSAYLIGLPVFGQNRYALFIGTNYKGNTAKIPELNLCEADATFLKEKIQKKGNFKDIKVLLGSMVTRDNVKNAITQLGKVVGKEDSVFLYFSGHGMYMKDAKAKNGMRNYLICYDRPHISDEELNEFLTEIKSQKTVLVMDCCYSGGIAKKGKNTRGAAEIPIAQGNDGVVRQNAEDYFFQDKAVISSSDDDQTSIEVGGTINHGIFTYNFGNALEKGDLNKDSVVTALEAFFVAKEETVKMARQFNHEQTPQVSGNAAGIFLSGSPKPQTPPPKPPNVVINVPITPVETTTSPNNNTTTPPVAPEPEPTPANDTTVVIPPIVEVEPPAPPSVTTGSILIRTSIIKDKSYGGAATKSPYDLLNKQGKLKSSPAEDKVRSIKVLVDDQEYTSQITTEKSKIWGSVTKNGTLIQGDIYNVKIDNLPAGVHQIEIRADKYPIYKTATAVLPKQTVTVDAINSMDGFGAIRGRVFYKTLDNPIEKHPIYMPTVVSTNQIFKVTTDKDGYFWFTNLKPGKYEIRASFMEEMKLENSEIHVQPGEVTNVDIILNKKLSYTKTKY